A window of Conger conger chromosome 13, fConCon1.1, whole genome shotgun sequence contains these coding sequences:
- the LOC133107414 gene encoding olfactory receptor 52K2-like, translating to MDNVSAVTSFILTAFTELEDQRYLYFVFLLMLYLLILLVNLVLIVIICIERGLHEPMYLFICNLAVNGVYGSTSLLPSMLGHLLSDHFEISLTLCLVQIFSLHTYGTIELCILAVMSYDRYIAICHPLHYHQILSHRKVCFLIALSWFYAFLVFGLYFILTVLRTFCDAIIEKLYCANFALVRLSCLDTSFQSIVGLAAIGLLLVPQLLMIVFSYAQILRICLLASKESQAKAIQTCTPHLLAVINYAIGCFFEIIQSRFNMSHVPHKARIFMSLYFLIFPPLFNPVIYGISIQSIRVQIFKLFCPRKNKLTPSGC from the coding sequence tgacatccttCATATTGACAGCATTCACTGAACTGGAAGATCAAAGATATTTATACTTTGTATTTTTACTCATGTTGTACCTTCTGATATTATTGGTTAATTTGGTTTtgattgtaataatatgcattgAGAGGGGACTGCATGAGcccatgtatttgtttatatgtAACTTAGCAGTGAACGGAGTGTATGGTAGTACATCTTTATTACCATCTATGCTTGGCCATTTGTTATCTGATCATTTTGAAATATCTCTGACCCTTTGTCTAGTACAGATCTTTAGTTTACACACATATGGTACAATTGAATTATGTATTTTAGCAGTGATGAGTTATGACCGCTATATTGCAATTTGTCATCCATTACACTATCATCAAATACTGTCTCATAGAAAAGTGTGCTTTCTGATTGCATTGTCTTGGTTTTATGCCTTTCTTGTTTTTGGGCTCTATTTCATATTAACTGTATTGCGTACATTTTGTGATGCAATTATAGAAAAATTGTATTGTGCCAATTTTGCATTAGTCAGACTTTCTTGTCTTGATACATCTTTTCAGAGCATAGTTGGACTCGCAGCGATTGGATTATTACTTGTTCCACAGCTCCTCATGATAGTATTTTCATATGCGCAAATACTCAGAATTTGCCTGCTTGCTTCTAAGGAATCTCAGGCCAAAGCTATTCAAACATGTACCCCTCACTTACTGGCTGTGATTAACTATGCAATAGGATGTTTTTTTGAAATCATTCAGAGTCGTTTTAACATGAGTCATGTTCCACATAAAGCTCGCATATTCATGTCCCTTTACTTTCTGATATTTCCACCATTGTTTAATCCTGTCATTTATGGAATTAGCATTCAGTCCATCAGGGTTCAGATTTTCAAACTGTTCTGTCCCAGGAAAAACAAGTTAACTCCAAGTGGATGCTGA
- the LOC133107413 gene encoding olfactory receptor 6E1-like, with the protein MENGSVVTSFILNAYTELEDHRYLYFSGFLLLFILMVLTNVILITVIYIERGLHEPMYFFMCSLAVNGIYGSIALLPSILGHLMSNTYEISLTACLLQIFCIHTYGSIEFTNLAVMGYDRYVAICQPLHYHQLMSYRKVCTLIALSWFYPCILFGLYFILTIQRTFCDSIIEKVYCINFALVKLSCFETSLQSKVGFVVTVFAIVPQLLMILFSYAQILRICLLASKESQAKALQTCTPHLLAVINYAVGCFFEVIQTRFNMRHVPYNARIFLSLYVLIFPPLCNPVIYGISIQAIRVQIFRLFIMCKNTVSSLHCRC; encoded by the coding sequence ATGGAGAATGGATCAGTGGTAACATCATTCATATTGAATGCATACACTGAACTGGAAGACCATAGATACCTATACTTCTCAGGATTCCTGTTATTGTTCATCCTTATGGTACTAACAAATGTAATTCtcattacagtaatttacatTGAGAGAGGTCTTCATGAacccatgtatttttttatgtgtagCTTAGCGGTTAATGGAATTTATGGCAGCATAGCTTTATTACCATCAATACTTGGTCATTTAATGTCTAATACTTATGAAATATCTCTGACTGCTTGTCTTTTACAGATCTTTTGTATTCACACTTATGGTTCAATTGAATTTACTAATTTAGCAGTGATGGGCTATGACCGGTATGTTGCTATTTGTCAGCCATTACACTATCACCAATTAATGTCTTATAGAAAAGTGTGTACACTTATTGCATTGTCCTGGTTTTATCCTTGTATTCTTTTTGGACTCTATTTCATATTAACTATACAGCGTACATTTTGTGACAGCATAATTGAAAAAGTGTATTGTATCAATTTTGCCTTAGTCAAACTGTCTTGTTTTGAAACTTCTCTACAGAGCAAAGTTGGCTTTGTTGTAACTGTATTTGCAATTGTTCCACAGCTGCTCATGATACTATTTTCCTATGCCCAAATACTCAGAATCTGCCTGCTTGCTTCCAAGGAATCTCAGGCCAAAGCTCTTCAAACATGCACCCCTCACTTACTGGCTGTGATTAACTATGCAGTGGGATGCTTCTTTGAGGTCATACAGACTCGTTTTAACATGAGACATGTGCCTTATAATGCTCGCATATTCTTGTCCCTTTATGTTCTGATATTTCCCCCACTGTGCAATCCTGTAATATATGGAATTAGCATTCAGGCCATACGAGTTCAGATTTTCAGACTGTTCATTATGTGTAAAAATACAGTAAGTTCACTCCACTGCAGGTGCTGA